The nucleotide sequence GAACTTTGGCTGCAACAAAATAAAAACATCGATTAACTACCTCTAAATACTTTAAACCATATGATGACATTCGATTTACCAACAAACCAGAACTCGATCATTAAAGTGATCGGCGTAGGAGGAGGCGGAAGTAATGCCGTAAACCACATGTTCCGCCAGGGCATTAAAGGTGTTGATTTTATTGTGTGCAACACCGATCAGCAGGCACTCGATATCAGTCCTGTTCCCACCAAGATCGCGTTAGGTGCAAGCCTTACCAAGGGCCGCGGC is from Bacteroidota bacterium and encodes:
- a CDS encoding cell division protein FtsZ, yielding MTFDLPTNQNSIIKVIGVGGGGSNAVNHMFRQGIKGVDFIVCNTDQQALDISPVPTKIALGASLTKGRG